One window of Pseudomonas urmiensis genomic DNA carries:
- a CDS encoding LysR family transcriptional regulator, which yields MQGITDLGPLRSFIEVVRQGGFTHASKVLGITQATVSKHVALLENKLGFRLLIRYPRKVILTDSGNVVYSRGIQLLSLNDDLILELNELADVKTEKPNIDIAAQSCFPHKIQIDTSNDINADVIHKLMPLFLKQSTAALQAPIPTKAKAKQPTYDAVSVELPFGEQVVTPNWPASDPDGCARCVRKLLQYQKRCHLARC from the coding sequence ATGCAAGGCATTACAGACCTCGGGCCACTGCGAAGCTTTATAGAGGTGGTGAGACAAGGCGGATTTACTCACGCCTCGAAAGTCCTCGGGATTACCCAGGCCACCGTCAGCAAGCATGTGGCTCTTCTTGAGAACAAGCTGGGTTTCAGGCTACTTATCCGATATCCTAGAAAAGTGATCCTTACCGATAGTGGCAACGTGGTTTATAGTCGAGGTATACAACTACTCTCCCTCAATGATGACCTAATCCTTGAACTCAACGAATTGGCCGACGTTAAGACCGAAAAGCCCAATATCGATATCGCTGCTCAAAGCTGCTTTCCGCACAAAATCCAGATAGATACCAGCAATGACATCAACGCCGACGTCATTCACAAATTGATGCCACTTTTCCTCAAACAGTCTACTGCAGCTTTGCAAGCCCCAATACCGACCAAGGCGAAAGCCAAACAACCAACTTACGATGCCGTGTCCGTCGAGTTGCCTTTCGGTGAGCAAGTCGTGACCCCGAACTGGCCCGCCTCTGACCCAGATGGATGCGCACGTTGTGTCCGTAAGCTGCTCCAGTATCAGAAGCGATGTCATTTGGCCCGCTGCTGA
- a CDS encoding reverse transcriptase domain-containing protein, with product MFGSTSELHHHPPFASRRTRQGLRLYIPKADGRQRPLGIASLEDKIVQQAVVTVLNAIYEEDFLGFSYGFRPGRSQHDALDALTVALNSQKVNWILDADITSFFDEIDHEWMLMFLGYRIADRRLLGHICKWLKAGVIEDGRRVAATKGTPQGAVISSLLANIYLHYVLDLWARQWRERHARGDVIVVRYADDSVVGLSVSQRPDRPRAARDGRGSTAPRAPAFGLLPLSRHRVVTTHHKSPSGNRILWRIYAYSSR from the coding sequence CTGTTCGGTAGCACTTCTGAACTCCACCACCATCCACCTTTCGCTAGCCGTAGAACCCGTCAGGGGCTCCGGCTTTACATTCCCAAAGCCGATGGCAGGCAACGCCCGTTGGGTATTGCTTCTTTGGAGGACAAGATCGTACAGCAGGCGGTTGTTACCGTTCTGAATGCGATCTATGAGGAAGACTTTCTTGGGTTCTCGTATGGGTTTCGACCGGGCCGCAGTCAGCACGATGCGCTGGATGCGTTAACGGTCGCGCTGAACAGCCAAAAGGTGAACTGGATACTTGATGCGGATATCACGTCGTTCTTTGATGAGATCGATCATGAGTGGATGCTGATGTTTCTAGGGTACCGGATTGCAGACCGGCGCTTGCTCGGGCATATCTGCAAGTGGCTTAAAGCAGGTGTCATTGAGGATGGCCGTAGGGTGGCTGCGACCAAGGGTACGCCCCAAGGCGCAGTGATATCGTCGTTGCTGGCGAATATCTATCTTCACTACGTGCTGGATTTATGGGCAAGGCAGTGGCGCGAGCGCCACGCTCGCGGTGATGTGATTGTCGTGCGCTACGCGGACGACAGTGTCGTGGGATTATCAGTTAGTCAACGTCCAGATCGCCCCCGCGCTGCACGCGACGGTCGGGGAAGCACTGCGCCACGTGCTCCAGCGTTCGGGCTACTCCCTCTGTCCCGACACCGGGTCGTAACCACACACCATAAGAGCCCCTCCGGCAACCGAATTCTGTGGA
- the hisD gene encoding histidinol dehydrogenase produces MAEWIKKANPTEQQVASNEKVKSDVSRILLDIEKRGDAAVRELSTQFDGWDRTDYRLTPAEIQECMNKLTDRERDDILFAQAQVRRFADAQRASMLDCEIETIPGVILGHKHIPVSAAGCYVPGGKYPLLASAHMSIVTAKSAGVQNITTAAPPFQGKPAPYIVAAQYLAGADSIYCLGGIQAVGAMAIGTQSIDPVDIIVGPGNAYVAEAKRQLFGRVGIDLFAGPTETLLITDDSVDGELCATDLLGQAEHGKDSPAVMLTTSRELAEDTLKEIARLLELLPTSAIAAEAWENFGEIILCESYEEMVKFSDEYASEHVQIMTRDDDYFVKNLQNYGALFVGARTNVSYGDKVIGTNHTLPTNKAARYTGGLWVGKYIKTCTYQRVLTDEASALIGEYCSRLCLMEGFVGHAEQANIRVRRYGKKDVAFGAPAL; encoded by the coding sequence ATGGCTGAGTGGATAAAAAAAGCGAACCCTACGGAGCAGCAAGTAGCCTCGAACGAGAAAGTAAAATCGGACGTTTCCCGTATTCTCCTGGACATCGAGAAGCGCGGTGATGCCGCCGTCCGCGAGCTATCGACTCAATTCGATGGTTGGGATCGCACTGACTACCGCCTGACACCTGCGGAAATCCAAGAGTGCATGAATAAACTGACTGATCGTGAGCGTGATGACATTCTGTTTGCTCAAGCTCAGGTACGTCGCTTCGCTGATGCTCAACGTGCCTCTATGCTGGATTGCGAAATCGAAACCATTCCAGGTGTTATCCTGGGTCATAAGCACATCCCAGTAAGCGCTGCCGGCTGCTATGTTCCAGGCGGCAAATACCCATTGCTGGCTTCGGCCCACATGTCCATAGTCACGGCTAAGTCGGCGGGCGTCCAAAACATCACCACGGCAGCCCCTCCCTTCCAAGGCAAGCCCGCCCCTTACATTGTGGCAGCTCAATACCTTGCAGGCGCAGACTCGATTTACTGCCTCGGAGGGATCCAGGCCGTGGGTGCGATGGCTATCGGCACCCAGAGCATCGATCCGGTGGATATCATCGTCGGCCCAGGTAATGCCTATGTGGCTGAAGCCAAGCGCCAGCTTTTCGGTCGAGTGGGCATCGACCTCTTCGCCGGCCCCACCGAGACCCTGCTGATCACTGATGACAGCGTGGACGGCGAGCTTTGTGCCACTGACTTGCTCGGCCAGGCAGAACACGGTAAAGATTCTCCTGCCGTCATGCTGACGACTTCCCGCGAGTTGGCGGAAGACACGCTGAAGGAAATCGCACGCCTTCTGGAGTTACTGCCAACTTCTGCCATCGCCGCGGAGGCTTGGGAGAACTTTGGTGAAATCATTCTCTGTGAGTCCTATGAGGAAATGGTCAAGTTTTCGGACGAGTACGCCTCTGAACACGTCCAGATTATGACTCGAGATGACGACTATTTTGTTAAGAACTTGCAGAATTACGGCGCTCTGTTTGTGGGTGCTCGCACTAACGTCTCCTATGGCGACAAGGTAATTGGCACCAACCACACGCTGCCAACTAACAAAGCAGCTCGCTACACAGGCGGCCTATGGGTTGGTAAATACATCAAAACTTGTACTTACCAGCGAGTCCTCACTGATGAAGCATCAGCCCTCATCGGTGAATACTGCTCTCGCCTGTGCCTCATGGAAGGGTTTGTCGGTCACGCTGAGCAAGCCAACATCCGAGTCCGTAGATATGGTAAAAAGGATGTAGCTTTCGGGGCGCCTGCTTTGTAA
- a CDS encoding GntR family transcriptional regulator, which translates to METNHLSLGDKVYETVLAELITLKVLPGSKISVDALARQLGVSQTPVRAALIRLEAEGLVVKTHNVGYSAADMPARKRFEEMHEMRLLLEPYMVALACERMSDEQRRYLSDLSNRIEISTKKHDSTAYGHFAKHDAEFHAWIAQQAGNELMAETLARLHAHMHVFRLCFRTSVTQQAREEHNLIISALVNGDAQTATDAMREHILKSWERMSALLSDFN; encoded by the coding sequence ATGGAAACCAACCACTTATCGCTTGGCGACAAGGTCTACGAGACGGTGTTGGCAGAGCTCATCACACTGAAGGTGTTGCCCGGCAGCAAGATTTCAGTTGACGCATTGGCCCGACAACTAGGCGTCTCGCAGACCCCGGTACGCGCGGCTCTCATCAGGCTCGAAGCAGAAGGATTGGTGGTCAAGACACACAACGTAGGCTACAGCGCCGCCGACATGCCGGCTCGCAAGCGCTTCGAAGAGATGCATGAAATGCGCCTGCTGCTTGAGCCATATATGGTGGCCCTTGCCTGCGAGAGGATGAGTGACGAGCAGCGGCGGTACCTTAGCGACCTCTCAAATCGCATCGAAATTTCGACCAAAAAGCATGACTCCACCGCCTATGGTCACTTTGCAAAGCATGATGCAGAGTTCCATGCTTGGATCGCGCAGCAAGCCGGCAACGAGCTCATGGCCGAGACTCTCGCTCGCCTCCACGCGCACATGCATGTTTTCCGACTCTGTTTCCGCACATCCGTAACCCAGCAGGCCAGAGAAGAGCACAACCTCATCATCTCAGCGCTCGTGAATGGCGACGCTCAGACCGCTACTGACGCCATGCGGGAGCATATTCTGAAATCGTGGGAACGCATGTCTGCACTCCTCTCCGACTTTAATTGA
- a CDS encoding Ldh family oxidoreductase — translation MLTISPEEATATCTRALSKAGVPSVHADIQVELLLEAELRGRASHGLQRLPRVIERIRNGVCNPTTRGVGTWRGTSLYDVDGENGLGPVVAFSALKEISEKAKSAGIAIANVRNCNHIGMLALYAERVAKEGQILIALTTSEALVHPWGGRKALIGTNPIAIGVPASPAPFIVDMATSLVSMGQVHDYANRGEQLQHGWALDANGDPTLNATAAKEGAIAPFGEAKGYALGLAIEVLVASLTASALGTEVKGTLDATHQCNKGDVFIVIEPAHGVAQHISRYLQTIRDCKPAKVERPVLVPGDRALIARRKSLENGVKLPAFVWNNIQALAR, via the coding sequence GTGCTGACAATAAGCCCAGAAGAAGCCACCGCTACTTGCACCCGAGCGCTGAGCAAGGCCGGTGTTCCTTCGGTTCATGCTGATATTCAGGTTGAATTGCTTCTCGAAGCAGAGCTACGTGGGCGTGCATCGCATGGCTTGCAGCGGCTGCCGCGCGTTATCGAGCGCATTCGAAATGGCGTTTGCAACCCCACTACTAGGGGCGTTGGCACTTGGCGCGGTACTAGTTTGTATGACGTGGACGGTGAGAATGGTCTCGGGCCAGTTGTCGCTTTCTCAGCGCTGAAGGAGATCTCGGAGAAGGCCAAGTCAGCTGGCATTGCTATCGCGAACGTTCGCAACTGCAACCACATTGGGATGCTTGCGCTGTATGCGGAGCGTGTTGCTAAAGAGGGCCAGATTCTGATCGCGCTGACCACAAGCGAGGCTCTCGTCCACCCTTGGGGTGGCCGCAAGGCATTGATCGGTACCAATCCTATCGCAATCGGTGTGCCGGCGTCGCCGGCACCATTCATTGTGGATATGGCAACCAGCCTAGTCTCGATGGGCCAAGTTCACGATTACGCGAACCGTGGTGAGCAGCTTCAGCATGGTTGGGCGCTCGACGCAAATGGTGACCCAACGCTCAACGCAACTGCTGCCAAAGAGGGGGCCATCGCACCTTTTGGTGAAGCAAAAGGATACGCCTTGGGCCTGGCAATCGAAGTGCTAGTCGCCAGTCTGACTGCGTCTGCACTCGGTACCGAGGTGAAAGGCACACTTGATGCCACTCACCAATGTAACAAAGGCGACGTGTTCATTGTAATCGAGCCGGCTCACGGTGTTGCTCAACATATTAGCAGGTACCTGCAAACGATCCGTGACTGCAAGCCTGCAAAGGTGGAACGCCCTGTACTTGTGCCAGGCGATCGCGCGTTGATCGCTCGCAGGAAGAGCTTGGAAAACGGTGTGAAATTACCTGCTTTTGTCTGGAATAACATTCAAGCGCTCGCCCGATAA
- a CDS encoding choline dehydrogenase: MNAELNKKTSQYDYVIVGSGSAGAVVSYRLAAAGHKVLVLEAGGSDWGPILQMPSALQVSMSIKRYNWDYSSVPQKNLKNRVLFCPRGKVIGGSSSINGMVYVRGHARDFDSWEVLGAQGWSYKNVLPYFMRMEKSHAGEEGWRGTDGPMHVTRGTLENPLYKAFIDAGVEAGYNRTQDYNGSCGEGFGAMERTVYNGRRWSTASAYLRPALETGNVTLIKHALVNKVIISEKTARGVAYSKGGDSFEVFANKEVILCAGSINTPKLLELSGVGRADVLLRNGIDLVHELPGVGENMQDHPEVIMQWHCKKPITLNKHNNVLSKAFIGAQWLLTKEGLGATNHFEACAFIRDRAGIEYPNLEFHFMPAAIQYDGTAIEQKHGFQIMVASARPLSRGSTHIQSSDPDVSPSIDYNFYDHPDDIVEIRNGIRLAREVIGMPAMNQFAGEELLPGTGYETDEQIDQFILEHTGSAYHPCGTCVMGDPANPMTVVDPECRVVGLMNLRVIDSSIIPLVPMGNINAPSIMIGEKGADHVLGIAPIAPATRQPIFVENWQSKQR; the protein is encoded by the coding sequence GTGAACGCAGAGCTTAATAAAAAAACTAGTCAGTATGATTACGTAATAGTTGGTTCAGGATCGGCAGGGGCGGTTGTTTCCTACCGACTAGCGGCTGCAGGTCATAAAGTGTTGGTTCTGGAGGCTGGTGGAAGTGACTGGGGGCCTATTCTCCAGATGCCTTCAGCCCTTCAAGTCTCGATGAGCATTAAGCGATATAACTGGGATTATTCTAGTGTTCCGCAAAAAAATCTTAAAAATCGTGTGCTTTTCTGTCCGCGCGGTAAGGTAATAGGTGGGTCTTCTTCAATTAATGGTATGGTCTATGTGCGTGGGCATGCGCGCGACTTTGACAGTTGGGAAGTGTTAGGCGCCCAAGGTTGGTCTTATAAAAATGTCCTTCCCTATTTCATGAGAATGGAAAAATCTCATGCCGGGGAAGAAGGATGGAGGGGTACAGATGGGCCAATGCATGTAACGAGAGGTACGCTGGAAAACCCTTTGTACAAAGCCTTCATCGATGCAGGAGTGGAAGCTGGATACAATCGAACCCAAGACTATAACGGTTCATGTGGTGAAGGTTTCGGCGCTATGGAGCGCACAGTTTATAATGGTCGTCGTTGGTCTACAGCTAGCGCGTATCTGCGACCAGCTCTTGAGACAGGAAACGTTACCTTAATTAAGCACGCGTTGGTAAATAAAGTTATTATCTCGGAAAAAACTGCTCGAGGTGTCGCTTACTCTAAGGGGGGCGATAGCTTCGAAGTTTTTGCGAATAAAGAAGTTATTCTCTGTGCAGGGTCGATCAATACACCGAAATTACTTGAGCTTTCCGGTGTTGGCAGAGCTGATGTATTGCTAAGAAACGGAATCGATCTAGTGCACGAATTGCCTGGCGTCGGAGAAAACATGCAGGATCATCCTGAGGTGATCATGCAATGGCATTGTAAAAAGCCAATCACTCTCAATAAACACAACAATGTTCTATCAAAGGCATTCATTGGCGCTCAATGGCTGCTCACCAAGGAAGGTCTAGGTGCTACGAATCATTTCGAAGCCTGTGCGTTTATTCGAGATAGAGCGGGTATTGAGTATCCTAATTTAGAGTTTCACTTCATGCCGGCTGCCATACAGTATGATGGTACTGCCATTGAGCAGAAACATGGTTTCCAAATTATGGTTGCTTCTGCTCGGCCTCTTTCCAGAGGATCAACTCACATTCAGTCGAGTGATCCCGATGTATCACCAAGCATTGATTATAATTTCTACGATCACCCAGATGATATTGTAGAAATTCGCAATGGTATTAGGCTCGCTAGGGAAGTGATTGGGATGCCGGCTATGAATCAATTTGCTGGAGAAGAGCTTTTGCCGGGAACCGGTTATGAAACTGACGAGCAGATCGATCAGTTCATCCTCGAGCATACTGGTAGTGCGTATCACCCTTGTGGAACCTGTGTTATGGGCGATCCGGCTAATCCGATGACCGTGGTTGATCCTGAATGCAGGGTAGTAGGGCTAATGAATCTACGTGTCATAGACTCTTCCATTATTCCGCTTGTTCCAATGGGAAATATTAACGCTCCTTCTATCATGATAGGAGAAAAAGGCGCGGATCATGTGTTGGGCATTGCGCCTATCGCCCCGGCAACCCGGCAACCAATATTTGTCGAAAATTGGCAGTCGAAACAACGTTGA
- a CDS encoding helix-turn-helix domain-containing protein yields MGFDENHKVRFSRDVHSQAQVISQWQQQYAQISRGVFKGVGIDLSLDQADFYFEQMNKATYQKGCIPDNSIGLVVALKCDEQMATCGRSVSQGDVVLISGRCGYEFKSAENMKALMISIRKGSELEKHLTNDLLLNLESSPRVLATICEPNLKRLENSFYLSSDANTHFASTSVNLIDVFTDSLYEWRKQTNSIKPHIESYIVNHYWEIIKRAYSIIISQPYEIRSISQLIDELHISRGTLQNATHQTVGMKAAEFMRAIRLNQVLKNMSSGESVTTAATNWGFLHLSHFSREYKKLFGELPSQTLKAKLENLYTQPKHR; encoded by the coding sequence ATGGGCTTTGATGAGAACCATAAAGTACGTTTTTCTAGAGATGTACACTCCCAGGCACAAGTTATATCGCAGTGGCAGCAGCAATATGCGCAGATTTCTCGTGGCGTATTCAAGGGTGTCGGAATCGACCTATCGTTAGATCAGGCAGATTTTTACTTTGAGCAAATGAATAAGGCCACGTACCAGAAGGGCTGTATACCAGACAACTCAATCGGTCTCGTCGTTGCACTCAAATGTGATGAGCAGATGGCAACTTGCGGAAGATCAGTAAGCCAAGGGGACGTGGTACTGATATCAGGACGGTGCGGATACGAATTCAAAAGCGCGGAGAACATGAAGGCACTGATGATCAGCATCCGTAAGGGATCAGAACTCGAAAAACACTTAACAAATGATTTGCTTTTAAATCTTGAGTCGTCACCGAGAGTGTTGGCAACAATCTGCGAACCAAATTTGAAAAGACTCGAAAATTCATTCTATCTGTCCAGCGATGCGAACACACACTTTGCCTCCACATCGGTCAACTTGATAGACGTATTCACCGACTCGCTATATGAATGGCGCAAACAAACGAACTCAATTAAACCCCACATCGAAAGCTACATCGTTAATCATTACTGGGAAATCATAAAAAGGGCTTACTCGATAATCATTTCCCAGCCTTATGAGATCCGTTCCATATCGCAACTGATTGATGAATTACACATTTCACGTGGAACGCTTCAAAACGCAACTCATCAAACGGTAGGTATGAAAGCCGCCGAGTTTATGAGAGCAATCCGGTTAAATCAAGTCCTGAAAAACATGTCATCAGGAGAATCGGTAACTACGGCTGCTACTAACTGGGGCTTTCTACACCTTAGCCATTTTTCCAGAGAATACAAAAAGCTATTTGGTGAACTACCTTCGCAAACACTAAAGGCAAAACTCGAAAATCTTTATACTCAACCTAAACATAGGTAA
- the betB gene encoding betaine-aldehyde dehydrogenase yields MKTVLNYINGAQVEGGGKLFDKFYPASGELLLKVSFAAEQDCDNAIAAASEGFKKWAVTPPGQRAAVLRKAAQLMRERLDVLAEVEVLDTGKPLREARADDVVSAIDCLEYMSAQAATVHAQQYDLGANMAYTRHEPLGVCVGIGAWNYPIQLIAWKAAPCLAAGNSMVFKPSEMTPSNAVLFAEILSEAGLPPGVFNVVQGDGQVGRYLAEHPQVAKVSFTGSVASGLKVAASTAQMMKKTTLELGGKSPLIIFADAEIDVAVEAALCSNFSSQGENCCNGTRVFVQASIYDEFCEKVAKATKALKVGNPMDLETEIGSLISPQHRDSVCSYIESGVQQGATLLVGGGVYVVEGLEGGSFVFPTVFCDCTDEMDIVREEIFGPVMSILKFETEEEVLARANDTLFGLAAGVFTQDISRALRMTKNLEAGVCWTNTYNVVPAELPFGGYKNSGLGRENGAYALKEYTQVKSVYIQVERPSFPFKCVK; encoded by the coding sequence ATGAAAACTGTGCTGAATTACATTAATGGTGCTCAGGTTGAAGGTGGCGGGAAGCTCTTTGATAAATTCTATCCGGCTAGCGGGGAGTTATTGCTCAAGGTTAGTTTCGCAGCAGAGCAGGATTGCGATAACGCTATTGCTGCGGCTAGCGAGGGTTTTAAAAAGTGGGCAGTTACTCCCCCGGGGCAGAGGGCGGCAGTGCTGCGTAAAGCGGCCCAGTTGATGCGTGAGCGATTAGACGTTCTTGCTGAAGTTGAAGTGCTTGATACTGGTAAACCGTTGCGTGAAGCAAGGGCCGATGACGTAGTATCGGCTATCGATTGCTTGGAGTACATGAGCGCGCAAGCGGCAACAGTACATGCCCAGCAGTATGATCTGGGGGCAAATATGGCTTACACGCGACACGAACCGCTTGGTGTATGCGTAGGTATTGGTGCGTGGAACTATCCAATCCAGCTCATAGCTTGGAAGGCGGCGCCGTGCCTGGCAGCAGGAAACTCAATGGTATTTAAGCCATCTGAGATGACGCCTTCTAATGCAGTCTTGTTCGCTGAGATACTGAGCGAAGCTGGTCTACCGCCAGGTGTATTCAATGTCGTACAAGGTGATGGTCAGGTTGGTCGATACCTGGCTGAGCATCCGCAAGTGGCTAAAGTTTCATTCACCGGGTCAGTCGCTAGCGGTCTAAAGGTAGCTGCTAGCACCGCCCAAATGATGAAGAAAACTACTCTGGAGCTTGGTGGGAAGTCACCGCTAATCATTTTTGCTGATGCTGAGATTGATGTTGCAGTGGAGGCGGCCCTGTGTTCAAACTTTTCATCACAAGGTGAAAACTGCTGTAATGGAACACGAGTGTTCGTCCAAGCTTCGATTTATGATGAGTTTTGCGAGAAGGTGGCTAAGGCTACAAAAGCGCTCAAGGTTGGCAATCCTATGGATTTGGAAACCGAGATCGGTTCGCTCATTTCTCCTCAGCATAGGGATTCGGTGTGTTCGTACATTGAGAGTGGTGTTCAGCAGGGCGCAACTTTACTTGTAGGTGGTGGTGTATACGTTGTTGAGGGGCTGGAGGGTGGTAGCTTTGTATTCCCAACAGTGTTCTGTGACTGCACTGACGAGATGGATATCGTCCGAGAGGAAATTTTCGGCCCTGTTATGTCGATCTTGAAATTTGAAACCGAGGAAGAGGTGCTTGCCCGTGCTAATGACACTCTTTTCGGATTGGCTGCTGGGGTATTCACCCAGGATATTAGTCGCGCATTACGTATGACGAAGAACCTTGAGGCCGGTGTTTGCTGGACAAATACGTACAATGTCGTGCCTGCTGAACTCCCTTTCGGTGGATATAAAAATTCCGGATTAGGAAGGGAGAATGGTGCTTACGCTCTTAAAGAGTATACTCAAGTAAAGAGTGTCTACATTCAAGTGGAGCGGCCATCCTTTCCGTTCAAGTGTGTAAAGTAA
- a CDS encoding helix-turn-helix domain-containing protein, whose protein sequence is MASSDYLSANLRTLCEKSGSVTEFCRKVGLNRQQFNKYLAGTHEPSKSNLRAIANHFGLSTEVLFSSPGDFRSIIDGSHFHLFRSLIQAPKMISFIDEVTASATPSPSSIIGVYERYHYSSIYTGQIVRSIFCIYEAEGSLRHYYVERFPSADGTGKNDYHFKYHGLCFPVAGRIFAIDFETIQRNELTFSNLASVNRNSKKFIFGVTSGIAASMMRQPVAAKVAMAFVGKGLIRKTHIKRATVLSPTDPSIPKEIITYLDSDNSFIDSARI, encoded by the coding sequence ATGGCTTCATCTGACTACCTATCCGCCAACCTACGAACACTGTGCGAAAAGTCGGGATCTGTAACAGAATTCTGCAGGAAAGTTGGTCTCAACCGGCAACAGTTCAACAAATATCTTGCTGGCACTCACGAGCCTTCCAAGAGCAACCTTAGGGCTATTGCCAATCATTTTGGCTTATCAACTGAAGTTCTTTTTTCATCTCCTGGTGACTTTAGATCCATAATTGACGGCAGCCACTTTCATCTATTTCGAAGTCTGATCCAAGCGCCCAAGATGATCAGCTTCATCGACGAAGTCACTGCCAGTGCAACCCCCTCACCTAGCAGTATAATTGGAGTCTATGAACGCTATCACTACTCGTCAATTTACACCGGCCAGATCGTTCGCTCGATTTTCTGTATTTACGAAGCGGAGGGATCCCTAAGGCATTACTATGTTGAGCGATTTCCTAGCGCCGATGGCACAGGTAAAAACGATTACCACTTTAAATATCATGGATTGTGCTTCCCTGTTGCAGGCCGAATTTTCGCTATAGACTTTGAGACGATTCAGCGCAATGAACTGACATTCAGCAACCTGGCGTCTGTGAACCGCAACTCAAAAAAATTTATCTTCGGAGTTACCAGCGGGATAGCCGCTTCAATGATGCGGCAACCGGTAGCAGCCAAGGTCGCAATGGCATTTGTGGGCAAAGGCTTAATACGTAAAACTCATATAAAGCGAGCAACAGTGCTTTCACCCACAGATCCTTCCATCCCCAAGGAAATCATTACTTATCTAGACAGTGATAACTCCTTCATCGATTCTGCCCGTATATGA
- a CDS encoding APC family permease, with product METQNKMAGLQGSLGVMGVVLMVLAQAAPLTVMAGTGPLMIGLGNGIGVPMTSVVVGCALLLFAFGFVAMSKYIEGSGAFYAYILKGMGPVTGIGGAAVAVVSYTLVLLALEVFLSILVKDAVERWVDVNLHWSIYTSAIILVIGVLGYRNIEASAKVLGVALVAEIAIIIVADIVVFWQHGLAGLDPTPLLPSSFMSGNPGIGILFTVLCFVGFEATVVYREEVKDPNRTIPLATYYSIIIIVVLYCVSFYLTIIGVGVDDVVKQALSNTEYMYIDFVGHYMGKVAQDIANILVITSLFSAALANHNVIARYKYVLGRSSVINPRFSDVHHVHGSPHRASFTQTLTALALVVGSVVLNLDPIKEVYTWGSAAGTLGYMLIITLTALSVILFFRKDSRAVPVWNSKIAPYLSLICLVGFLYLALVNISALTGSQGWNFVNISIVAVVVGTFVIGATRGLYLKCLSPLRLVQVCERV from the coding sequence ATGGAAACTCAAAACAAGATGGCCGGTTTGCAAGGCAGCCTTGGTGTGATGGGCGTTGTATTGATGGTGCTAGCCCAAGCAGCTCCCTTGACGGTAATGGCTGGTACTGGGCCACTGATGATCGGGTTGGGTAACGGTATCGGTGTTCCGATGACTTCGGTGGTGGTTGGTTGTGCTTTGCTTCTGTTTGCATTTGGATTTGTGGCTATGTCCAAATATATTGAAGGGTCAGGCGCATTCTACGCTTATATTCTCAAGGGAATGGGGCCAGTTACAGGAATTGGCGGCGCAGCCGTTGCTGTGGTTTCATATACATTGGTACTGCTCGCACTTGAAGTGTTCTTATCTATTCTTGTAAAGGATGCAGTCGAGCGCTGGGTGGATGTGAATTTACACTGGAGTATATACACCAGTGCTATCATCCTAGTTATCGGTGTCCTTGGTTACAGAAATATTGAGGCGAGCGCCAAGGTTTTAGGTGTGGCACTGGTGGCGGAGATCGCTATCATAATTGTTGCGGATATTGTTGTTTTTTGGCAGCACGGCTTAGCAGGCCTGGATCCCACTCCTCTACTACCCTCCAGCTTCATGTCTGGTAATCCTGGTATTGGCATCCTCTTCACCGTGCTGTGCTTTGTAGGTTTTGAGGCAACAGTCGTTTACCGAGAAGAGGTCAAAGATCCGAATCGGACGATACCTCTGGCTACCTACTACTCTATCATTATCATTGTCGTGCTTTACTGTGTGTCGTTTTATCTTACTATCATTGGTGTTGGTGTTGATGATGTAGTAAAGCAGGCGCTAAGTAATACAGAATATATGTATATTGATTTTGTAGGTCATTATATGGGGAAGGTTGCCCAAGATATAGCTAATATCCTGGTGATTACCAGCTTGTTCTCCGCTGCACTGGCAAATCACAATGTGATAGCTCGGTATAAATATGTTTTGGGCCGTTCATCTGTTATTAATCCAAGATTCTCTGACGTACACCATGTTCATGGGTCTCCACATCGAGCTTCGTTTACACAAACTCTAACGGCTTTGGCATTGGTTGTCGGTTCGGTTGTACTCAACCTCGACCCTATCAAAGAGGTATATACTTGGGGGTCTGCGGCAGGTACCCTGGGTTACATGCTCATCATTACCCTAACTGCTCTTTCAGTGATTCTGTTCTTCAGGAAGGATTCACGCGCAGTTCCGGTGTGGAACTCCAAAATTGCACCGTACCTCTCTTTGATCTGCCTTGTTGGTTTCCTGTACCTAGCTCTTGTGAATATTTCCGCCCTGACAGGAAGTCAAGGTTGGAATTTTGTAAATATTTCGATAGTTGCGGTGGTGGTAGGCACATTTGTGATTGGGGCAACACGCGGTTTGTATCTCAAATGTTTATCACCGTTGCGGCTGGTTCAGGTGTGTGAGCGGGTTTGA